In Alistipes ihumii AP11, a genomic segment contains:
- a CDS encoding MIP/aquaporin family protein — protein MTPFTAELLGTMLMILMGDGVVANVVLDKTKGHAGGWMVVTTAWALAVFVGVVVAAPYSGAHLNPAVTFAFALTGQFPWERVLPYVSAQMIGAALGAVLVWLAYRPHFEATPDPRTKLAVFCTAPEIRRTGWNFLTEMIGTFSLLFIIFYITVGEITLSDNISTLPVGLGSVGALPVAFTVWVIGLSLGGPTGYAINPARDLAPRVVHALLPIRGKGGSDWSYAWIPVAAPLCGAALAAWLYNMLL, from the coding sequence ATGACACCTTTTACAGCGGAATTACTCGGGACGATGCTTATGATCCTGATGGGCGACGGCGTAGTCGCCAACGTGGTACTCGACAAAACCAAGGGACATGCCGGAGGCTGGATGGTCGTTACGACGGCATGGGCGTTGGCCGTGTTCGTCGGGGTCGTCGTGGCGGCTCCCTACAGCGGCGCTCACCTGAACCCGGCCGTTACGTTCGCTTTTGCGCTGACGGGACAGTTTCCTTGGGAGCGGGTGCTCCCGTACGTGTCGGCCCAGATGATCGGGGCCGCGCTCGGGGCGGTTCTGGTTTGGCTGGCCTACAGGCCTCATTTCGAAGCGACGCCGGACCCTCGGACCAAGCTGGCCGTTTTCTGTACGGCTCCGGAAATTCGGCGCACCGGCTGGAATTTTCTCACCGAGATGATCGGGACGTTCTCGTTGCTGTTCATCATCTTTTACATTACGGTCGGAGAGATCACGCTGTCGGACAATATCTCCACGTTGCCCGTTGGACTGGGCTCGGTCGGCGCCCTGCCGGTCGCGTTCACGGTCTGGGTGATCGGCCTTTCGTTGGGCGGTCCGACGGGCTATGCGATCAATCCTGCCAGAGACTTAGCGCCGCGCGTTGTCCATGCCCTGTTGCCGATCCGAGGCAAGGGCGGAAGCGACTGGAGCTATGCGTGGATTCCGGTCGCGGCACCTCTGTGCGGCGCGGCGTTGGCAGCGTGGCTTTATAATATGCTTCTGTAG
- a CDS encoding sigma-54-dependent transcriptional regulator, which produces MSKILIIDDEPQLRGLLARIISLEGYDVLQAENCASGLKILQRETPDVVLCDVKLPDGNGVDLVAKIKAAVPESEVILLTAYGNIPDGVRAIKNGAFDYITKGDDNNKILPLLSRATEKAQMQRRLARFEAKMSDEHSFDRIIGSSGALRQAVDLARKVAATDTSVLLTGETGTGKEVFAQAIHHAGSRAKETFVAVNCSAFTKDLLESELFGYRAGSFTGATKDKKGLFEEADHGTLFLDEIGEMPVELQAKLLRVLESGEFIKIGETLPTKVDLRIIAATNRNLEKEIAAGNFREDLYFRLSVFHIHLPSLRERPGDIGGYIDFFAAQFASKMGKRIKTIDKAYIEALERHAWHGNVRELRNVVERSLIMADGDTLTSDCLSPEFRMTSEGGASADSLTLEEIERRHILRVLEHTHGNKAEAARLLDIGIATLYRKLESYGVK; this is translated from the coding sequence ATGTCGAAAATTCTAATCATAGACGACGAACCGCAACTACGGGGGTTGTTGGCGCGTATCATTTCTCTGGAGGGATACGATGTCTTGCAAGCGGAAAATTGCGCATCGGGACTGAAGATACTACAACGCGAAACTCCCGACGTGGTATTGTGCGATGTGAAATTACCCGACGGTAACGGAGTCGATCTGGTGGCGAAAATCAAAGCGGCGGTACCGGAATCCGAAGTGATTCTTCTGACGGCTTACGGCAACATACCCGACGGAGTACGGGCTATCAAGAACGGCGCGTTCGATTATATCACCAAGGGAGACGACAATAACAAAATCCTTCCGTTGCTGAGCCGTGCGACGGAGAAAGCGCAGATGCAGCGGCGCCTGGCGCGTTTTGAAGCAAAAATGTCCGACGAACATTCGTTCGACCGTATCATCGGTTCCTCCGGAGCGCTCCGTCAGGCCGTGGATCTGGCACGCAAAGTCGCCGCGACGGACACGTCGGTGCTGCTCACGGGCGAAACCGGAACAGGCAAAGAGGTCTTCGCGCAAGCGATCCACCACGCCGGTTCCCGTGCCAAAGAGACATTCGTCGCCGTCAACTGCTCGGCCTTTACGAAAGACCTGCTCGAAAGCGAACTTTTCGGATACCGTGCCGGCAGCTTCACGGGTGCGACAAAAGACAAAAAAGGGCTATTCGAAGAAGCCGACCACGGCACACTGTTTCTCGACGAAATCGGAGAAATGCCTGTCGAACTGCAAGCCAAGCTGTTGCGCGTACTCGAAAGCGGCGAATTCATCAAGATCGGCGAAACCCTACCGACCAAGGTCGATCTGCGTATCATCGCCGCCACGAACCGTAACCTCGAAAAAGAGATCGCCGCCGGCAATTTCCGCGAGGACCTTTATTTCCGGCTGTCCGTGTTCCATATTCACCTGCCCTCTTTGCGCGAACGTCCGGGCGATATAGGCGGCTACATCGACTTTTTCGCCGCACAATTCGCCTCGAAAATGGGCAAGCGCATCAAGACGATCGACAAGGCCTATATCGAGGCCCTCGAACGCCACGCATGGCATGGCAACGTCCGCGAATTGCGCAATGTAGTGGAACGCAGCCTGATTATGGCTGATGGGGATACGCTGACCTCCGACTGCCTTTCGCCGGAATTCCGCATGACTTCCGAAGGCGGCGCCTCGGCCGATTCCCTGACCCTCGAAGAGATCGAGCGCCGCCATATCCTTCGCGTGCTGGAGCACACGCATGGCAACAAAGCCGAAGCCGCGCGACTTTTGGACATCGGTATCGCAACGCTCTACCGCAAACTGGAAAGCTACGGAGTAAAGTGA
- a CDS encoding GNAT family N-acetyltransferase translates to MQKDDPFRTATIQWFSESDIDELTDVWEASVRKTHDFLNEHEILLYRQAVHDRYLVTLSPFGIRIGKTIAAFCAVQDETIEMLFVAPEHQGRGLGSRLLDRAIQELRATRVDVNEQNRPAKTFYLKRGFRITGRDEFDPHGIRHPILHLSLHENLPPSGSEQNETC, encoded by the coding sequence ATGCAGAAAGACGATCCATTCCGTACCGCGACGATTCAATGGTTCTCAGAATCGGACATCGACGAGCTGACCGACGTTTGGGAAGCGTCGGTACGCAAGACCCACGATTTTCTGAACGAGCACGAAATCCTTTTATACCGGCAGGCCGTACACGACCGCTATCTTGTCACGCTCTCCCCTTTCGGCATCCGCATAGGGAAAACGATCGCGGCGTTCTGCGCCGTGCAGGACGAAACGATCGAAATGCTTTTCGTCGCACCGGAACATCAGGGACGCGGGTTGGGCTCCCGCCTGCTCGATCGGGCAATCCAAGAACTGAGAGCTACGCGAGTAGACGTGAACGAGCAAAATCGCCCGGCCAAGACATTCTACCTGAAAAGAGGATTCCGGATAACGGGACGCGACGAATTCGATCCGCACGGAATCAGGCATCCGATCCTCCATCTGTCGCTACACGAAAACCTGCCTCCGAGCGGTTCGGAACAAAATGAAACCTGTTAG
- a CDS encoding nitrous oxide-stimulated promoter family protein — protein MPVNRKKPSRSRIDREKRTVEYMVGLYCRKKEGHPIPCAECAALIRYAHDRLDRCVFGEAKTSCRRCPVHCYRPAMREKMRRVMRFSGPRMLLYSPRRAIAHWLGEIFGR, from the coding sequence ATGCCTGTCAACCGGAAAAAACCGTCGCGCTCACGAATAGACCGGGAAAAACGAACCGTAGAATACATGGTCGGCCTGTACTGCAGGAAAAAGGAGGGACATCCGATACCGTGCGCCGAATGCGCCGCCCTGATCCGGTATGCGCACGACAGGCTGGACCGATGCGTTTTCGGCGAAGCGAAAACGAGTTGCCGCCGCTGTCCCGTTCATTGTTACCGGCCGGCCATGCGGGAAAAGATGAGACGCGTCATGCGTTTCTCGGGGCCACGCATGCTGCTTTACTCTCCCCGGAGGGCGATCGCTCACTGGCTCGGGGAAATCTTCGGACGATGA
- a CDS encoding glycoside hydrolase family 13 protein, producing the protein MNSHERAGELQAEPSADSHNAWWKEAVVYQIYPRSFMDSDGDGIGDLQGIVSRLDYVKNLGVDVIWLNPIYDSPNDDNGYDIRNYRRIMADFGTMDDFDNLLAEVHFRGMKLVLDLVVNHTSDEHPWFVEARKSRLNPFYDFYHWWPIENGEPPRRKSFFDEEGNAWRYNFATMSYYLHYFSRKQPDLKWENPRVRHEIYELMRFWFDKGIDGFRMDSIPYISKDISYPEVDSRKYPDMFDYYSQGPHLHDYLREMNEQVTSRYAVMTVGEGSGVKPPDLHRFVEPSRRELNMLYTFEIPDLRKTTKPDAPDTGIDYSLLAVKKMFAELDRAAGDGWPAVYLGNHDQPRMVSRFGSDAPEHRENAAKMLATFLLTMRGTPFWLAGDEIGMSNIRFENIDDYNDIDTRNRYLQIRKEGGDPKAFLEEQKQTARDNARTPFQWDGSERAGFTTGVPWLKINPNRKRVNAEDEQNDPDSVLNYFKKAMRLRRSNRELIIGSFRLTDADNKQVFAYVRESNHERFLILLNFTPKEACATVDTDTTDAEVLLSNYSDRTRIEPSGPIALRPFEAIVCRLPPDAAPQTATL; encoded by the coding sequence ATGAATTCGCACGAACGAGCCGGAGAACTCCAAGCCGAGCCAAGCGCAGACTCCCATAACGCATGGTGGAAAGAAGCCGTGGTCTATCAGATCTATCCGCGCAGTTTCATGGACAGCGACGGCGACGGCATCGGCGATCTGCAGGGAATCGTTTCCCGCCTGGACTACGTCAAGAATCTGGGCGTCGACGTGATCTGGCTGAATCCGATCTACGATTCGCCGAACGACGACAACGGGTACGACATACGCAACTACCGCCGGATCATGGCCGATTTCGGCACGATGGACGATTTCGACAACCTGCTCGCCGAAGTCCATTTCCGGGGAATGAAACTCGTACTCGATCTGGTCGTCAATCATACGAGCGACGAACATCCGTGGTTCGTCGAAGCCCGCAAATCGCGCCTGAATCCCTTCTACGACTTCTACCACTGGTGGCCGATCGAGAACGGAGAGCCTCCGCGACGCAAAAGCTTTTTCGACGAGGAAGGGAACGCATGGAGGTACAATTTCGCGACGATGTCCTACTACCTGCACTATTTCTCCCGCAAACAGCCCGACCTGAAATGGGAGAATCCCCGGGTTCGGCATGAAATCTACGAACTGATGAGATTCTGGTTCGACAAAGGGATCGACGGCTTCCGGATGGACTCGATCCCCTACATATCGAAAGACATCTCGTACCCGGAAGTCGACTCGCGCAAATATCCCGACATGTTCGACTACTATTCCCAAGGGCCGCATCTGCACGATTACCTACGGGAAATGAACGAGCAGGTCACGAGCCGGTATGCCGTAATGACCGTCGGCGAAGGCTCGGGCGTCAAGCCGCCGGACCTGCACCGTTTCGTCGAGCCGTCGCGGCGAGAGCTGAACATGCTTTACACGTTCGAGATTCCCGACTTGCGCAAGACGACCAAGCCCGACGCACCGGATACCGGGATCGACTATAGCCTGCTGGCGGTCAAGAAGATGTTCGCCGAACTGGACCGAGCGGCCGGCGACGGCTGGCCGGCCGTCTATTTGGGCAACCACGATCAGCCCCGCATGGTCAGCCGCTTCGGAAGCGATGCGCCGGAGCATCGCGAAAACGCGGCCAAGATGCTCGCCACCTTCCTGCTCACGATGCGCGGGACGCCTTTCTGGCTGGCCGGAGACGAAATCGGCATGAGCAACATCCGCTTCGAGAACATCGACGACTACAACGACATCGATACGCGAAACCGTTACTTGCAGATCCGAAAGGAAGGAGGCGACCCGAAAGCCTTTCTCGAGGAGCAGAAGCAAACGGCCCGCGACAATGCCCGAACGCCTTTCCAATGGGACGGCAGCGAACGGGCGGGATTCACCACAGGAGTGCCTTGGCTGAAAATCAACCCGAACCGAAAACGGGTCAACGCGGAGGACGAGCAGAACGACCCCGATTCGGTGCTGAACTATTTCAAAAAGGCGATGCGGCTCCGCAGGTCGAACCGCGAACTGATAATCGGAAGCTTCCGACTGACCGACGCCGACAACAAGCAAGTATTCGCCTACGTGCGCGAAAGCAACCACGAACGGTTCCTCATTCTGCTCAACTTCACGCCGAAAGAAGCCTGCGCCACGGTCGATACCGACACGACGGATGCGGAAGTCCTGCTGAGCAACTACAGCGATCGCACCCGCATCGAGCCGTCCGGCCCGATCGCGCTCCGGCCTTTCGAGGCGATCGTCTGCCGCCTGCCGCCCGATGCGGCTCCCCAAACGGCAACTCTGTAG
- the glpK gene encoding glycerol kinase GlpK: protein MDSEKYILALDQGTTSSRAIIVNRQGQVVASSQRGFEQIFPRPGWVEHDASEIWYTQSSVAAEAVAKANLTGLDIACIGITNQRETTVIWDRETSLPVYNAIVWQDRRTAAYCEELKGKGYEQAIHQKTGLILDAYFSATKIKWILDNIEGVRERAEKGKLCFGTIDSWLVWRFTRGGAHVTDVSNASRTMLFNIHTQQWDDDLLELFDIPRAILPEVKASSEVYCDTATTLFSTKIPISGIAGDQQAALFGQLCVEQGMSKTTYGTGCFVMMNTGDRPVFSQNGMLTTIAWKIGEQITYALEGSVFVGGAAIQWLRDGLEIVRSAHETEELALSVADSDGVYFVPALTGLGAPYWDQYARGLLVGLTRGTTRAHIVRAALEGIAFEVYDVIRAMEHDATRRSTEMKVDGGAVANNFLMQFQSDLTRGGVVRPKILETTAMGAAYLAGLAVGFWKDTEEIGRYAEVERRFEPEMPQSEAERRIERWHEAVGRAGGWAKDD, encoded by the coding sequence ATGGACAGTGAAAAATACATACTCGCCCTGGATCAGGGAACTACTTCGTCCCGGGCCATTATCGTCAATCGGCAGGGGCAGGTCGTGGCCTCGTCTCAGCGCGGTTTCGAGCAGATCTTTCCCCGTCCCGGATGGGTCGAGCACGATGCCTCGGAAATATGGTACACCCAGTCGTCGGTTGCCGCCGAGGCGGTCGCCAAAGCGAATCTGACCGGGCTGGACATCGCCTGCATAGGGATCACCAACCAGCGGGAAACGACCGTGATCTGGGATCGGGAGACATCGCTGCCGGTCTATAACGCGATCGTGTGGCAGGACCGCAGGACCGCCGCCTACTGCGAGGAGCTCAAAGGCAAGGGCTACGAGCAGGCGATTCATCAGAAGACCGGCCTGATTCTGGACGCCTATTTCTCGGCGACCAAGATCAAGTGGATTCTCGATAACATCGAGGGCGTGCGCGAGCGCGCGGAGAAGGGCAAGCTCTGCTTCGGAACGATCGACAGCTGGCTGGTCTGGCGGTTTACGCGGGGTGGGGCGCATGTGACCGACGTGTCGAATGCGTCGCGTACGATGCTCTTCAATATCCACACGCAGCAGTGGGACGACGATCTGCTCGAATTGTTCGATATTCCCCGAGCGATTCTGCCCGAAGTAAAGGCCAGCAGCGAAGTTTACTGCGATACGGCCACGACGCTCTTTTCGACGAAGATACCCATTTCGGGCATTGCCGGCGACCAGCAGGCCGCTCTTTTCGGACAGCTTTGCGTCGAGCAGGGCATGTCCAAGACGACCTACGGAACGGGTTGCTTCGTGATGATGAATACCGGCGACCGGCCGGTTTTTTCCCAAAACGGGATGCTGACTACGATCGCATGGAAGATAGGGGAGCAAATAACTTATGCGCTCGAGGGGAGCGTCTTCGTCGGCGGAGCCGCGATTCAATGGCTGCGCGACGGCTTGGAAATCGTCCGCTCGGCGCACGAGACCGAAGAGTTGGCGCTGTCGGTCGCCGACAGCGACGGAGTCTATTTCGTTCCGGCCCTGACGGGCCTGGGCGCGCCCTATTGGGATCAGTACGCGCGGGGACTTCTGGTCGGTCTGACCCGAGGAACGACGAGGGCCCATATAGTCCGTGCGGCGCTCGAGGGCATCGCTTTCGAGGTGTACGACGTGATCCGGGCCATGGAGCACGACGCGACGCGGCGCTCGACGGAAATGAAAGTGGACGGAGGTGCCGTGGCGAACAATTTCCTGATGCAGTTCCAGTCCGACCTGACGCGCGGCGGGGTCGTCCGGCCGAAGATTCTGGAAACGACGGCGATGGGAGCGGCCTATCTGGCCGGACTGGCCGTCGGCTTCTGGAAGGATACGGAGGAGATCGGCCGCTACGCCGAGGTCGAGCGACGCTTCGAGCCCGAAATGCCGCAGTCCGAGGCCGAGCGCAGGATCGAGCGCTGGCATGAAGCCGTCGGCCGCGCCGGAGGCTGGGCCAAGGACGACTGA
- a CDS encoding lipocalin family protein yields MKKILSLALAAVLTSTACKDNTPNRFDGVIVDASMNTVTVKALTGDDTHTFSLEEADKTDANGLLIGNLISVTYQGKMSEVTPATQVATDATYAKAIGKWTMPDPIDSTKRMGVELQIEGKAGSINMATLPIESWELQGEADKVILKGRSIGNGQTSDYTQTATIVEKDGKTFLSLDGTETVLEKEN; encoded by the coding sequence ATGAAAAAAATCTTATCCCTCGCGCTCGCCGCAGTGTTGACCTCGACCGCGTGTAAGGACAATACGCCGAACCGATTCGACGGGGTGATCGTAGACGCCTCGATGAATACCGTTACGGTGAAGGCCCTCACGGGAGACGACACGCACACGTTCTCGCTCGAAGAAGCGGACAAGACGGATGCGAACGGCCTGCTCATCGGCAACCTGATTTCGGTCACTTATCAGGGGAAAATGTCGGAAGTCACCCCGGCGACCCAGGTCGCCACGGACGCGACCTATGCGAAAGCCATAGGCAAATGGACCATGCCCGATCCGATCGATTCGACGAAGCGGATGGGAGTCGAACTGCAAATCGAAGGCAAGGCCGGCTCCATCAACATGGCGACGCTCCCTATCGAATCGTGGGAGTTGCAGGGCGAGGCAGACAAGGTGATCCTCAAAGGCCGAAGCATCGGCAACGGACAGACCAGCGATTATACCCAAACAGCCACGATCGTCGAGAAAGACGGCAAGACATTCCTGAGCCTCGACGGAACGGAGACCGTGTTGGAAAAAGAAAATTAA